A single Triticum dicoccoides isolate Atlit2015 ecotype Zavitan chromosome 2A, WEW_v2.0, whole genome shotgun sequence DNA region contains:
- the LOC119354162 gene encoding ylmG homolog protein 1-2, chloroplastic-like, translating to MNGLLVSPCTRPPLLRPFPSPATRLLPARTLVLRPLRLPRGVCASPPPPRAAAAAASAVGGLLAPLEVGLRSINLAPLRPPVAAAMSAAVRWLGVYREVLLVGVLFSWFPNIPWDRQPFSALRDLCDPFLALCREVVPPVFGRKLDLSPLVAFMAIDILIMILRPQPRM from the coding sequence ATGAACGGCCTCCTCGTGTCCCCGTGCACAAGGCCGCCCCTGCTCCGCCCCTTCCCGAGCCCGGCCACCCGTCTCCTACCCGCCAGAACCCTAGTTCTTCGCCCGCTCCGCCTCCCCCGTGGCGTCTGTGCGTCCCCTCCtcccccgcgcgccgccgccgccgctgcgtctGCAGTGGGCGGCCTTCTGGCGCCGCTCGAGGTTGGCCTGCGCAGCATCAACCTCGCGCCGCTGCGCCCGCCGGTTGCGGCGGCCATGTCGGCGGCCGTGCGCTGGCTGGGGGTCTACCGGGAGGTTCTGCTTGTCGGGGTGCTCTTCTCCTGGTTTCCCAACATCCCCTGGGACCGCCAGCCCTTCTCCGCTCTGCGAGACCTCTGCGACCCTTTTCTCGCCCTCTGCCGCGAGGTCGTGCCGCCCGTCTTCGGCCGCAAGCTCGATCTCAGCCCGCTCGTCGCCTTCATGGCGATAGACATCCTCATCATGATCCTTCGCCCACAGCCACGCATGTGA